One Edaphobacter flagellatus genomic region harbors:
- a CDS encoding peroxiredoxin-like family protein: protein MAASLNNSPNTSLQDQLDRITQNTRALVQPERLAFSERAIAELFATGIEDRVLKPGSPAPSFSLTDAATGKLVHSADLLALGSLVVKFFRGRWDPYCVTELETWRDLYPELRSRGALLVAISPQNARQSNFMLDQHHLGFPLLSDPGAEVANQFGLAYSVSAEQRRYFQSILVNIPFNNAGLSYHTATEASWRLPLPGTFVVNQQNIITFAEAHADFRVRPEPTDVLAALRHI, encoded by the coding sequence GTGGCTGCTTCGCTCAATAACTCGCCCAACACATCGCTGCAGGACCAGCTCGACCGCATCACGCAAAACACCCGCGCTCTCGTCCAGCCCGAGCGCCTCGCCTTCTCCGAGCGCGCCATCGCCGAGCTCTTCGCCACCGGCATTGAAGACCGCGTTCTCAAGCCCGGCTCCCCTGCCCCGTCCTTCTCGCTCACCGACGCAGCCACCGGCAAACTCGTCCACTCCGCTGACCTTTTAGCTCTCGGTTCGCTCGTCGTTAAATTCTTTCGCGGACGCTGGGACCCCTACTGCGTCACCGAGCTTGAAACCTGGCGCGACCTCTACCCCGAGCTGCGCAGCCGCGGCGCGCTCCTCGTCGCCATCTCTCCACAAAACGCTCGCCAGAGCAACTTCATGCTCGATCAGCATCACCTCGGCTTCCCGCTCCTCTCCGACCCCGGTGCCGAAGTCGCCAACCAGTTCGGCCTTGCTTACAGCGTCTCTGCTGAACAGCGCCGCTACTTCCAGTCCATCCTCGTCAACATCCCTTTCAACAATGCAGGGCTCAGCTATCACACCGCGACTGAAGCAAGCTGGCGCCTTCCGCTGCCCGGCACCTTTGTCGTCAATCAGCAGAACATCATCACCTTCGCCGAAGCTCACGCCGACTTCCGCGTACGCCCCGAACCCACCGACGTCCTCGCCGCACTCAGACACATTTAG
- a CDS encoding type I phosphomannose isomerase catalytic subunit — protein sequence MTTSVAPFRLKPWFSPRPWGRKSLKPWYEDTGTTELVGEAWLTGPQCVVEEGDLEGKTLESLSPKLGGEFPLLVKLLFPNEKLSVQVHPDDAQAQAAGEARGKTECWYVLEAEPGASVMLGLKPGVTTEQLAASVADKTMESLVEKVPVSVGDMLFVDAGTVHAIGPGVVLLETQQTSDVTYRLYDYGRPRELHLEQGLKVIRPKTEAGKVAPRQMDGFTRLIEKKYFTVDRFDLGEMEERPITLAGPACLVGIKGNVWVITPGEEIELEPGKAVVIPEGTGEVIVEAEKAASFVRCVAPPRAS from the coding sequence ATGACGACTAGTGTTGCGCCGTTTCGGTTGAAGCCGTGGTTTAGCCCTCGGCCGTGGGGAAGGAAAAGTCTGAAGCCGTGGTATGAGGACACGGGCACGACGGAGCTGGTGGGTGAGGCGTGGCTGACGGGTCCGCAGTGCGTGGTGGAAGAGGGAGATCTTGAAGGTAAGACGCTGGAGTCGCTCTCACCGAAGCTGGGGGGTGAGTTTCCTCTGCTGGTGAAGCTGCTGTTTCCAAATGAGAAGCTGTCGGTGCAGGTGCATCCGGATGATGCGCAAGCGCAGGCGGCTGGTGAGGCTCGCGGGAAGACGGAGTGCTGGTATGTGCTGGAGGCAGAGCCGGGGGCTTCGGTGATGCTGGGGCTGAAGCCGGGTGTCACCACAGAGCAGCTGGCGGCTTCGGTTGCGGATAAAACGATGGAATCGCTTGTGGAGAAGGTTCCGGTGTCGGTGGGCGATATGTTGTTTGTCGATGCAGGCACGGTGCATGCGATTGGGCCGGGTGTGGTGCTGCTGGAGACGCAGCAGACGAGCGATGTAACGTATCGGCTGTATGACTATGGGCGACCGCGGGAGCTTCATCTGGAGCAGGGGCTGAAGGTGATTCGTCCGAAGACGGAGGCGGGTAAGGTGGCTCCGCGACAGATGGATGGGTTCACGCGGCTGATCGAGAAGAAGTACTTCACGGTGGATCGGTTCGATCTGGGGGAGATGGAAGAGCGTCCGATCACGCTGGCAGGGCCGGCGTGCCTGGTGGGGATCAAGGGGAATGTCTGGGTGATCACTCCGGGAGAAGAGATCGAGCTGGAGCCGGGGAAGGCCGTAGTGATTCCTGAGGGTACGGGCGAAGTGATCGTGGAAGCGGAGAAAGCTGCCAGTTTTGTGCGTTGTGTGGCTCCGCCGCGTGCTTCGTAG
- a CDS encoding putative bifunctional diguanylate cyclase/phosphodiesterase, with protein MDMNLWSWIASAVPHLLFVAALLVLWWNDGRQRFFLSFALAELASTSALWCVAPWLFKQQLPPIAVQLIATAATALASYGFFRAAMDFGEVHSERRAPWWLWLIPALLSCALAGTGHIDSSIRINVALEACGSGVLGYQLLRGSGVDRIVSIFVWLRASLWVFYALRGPLARIPVIPLPVAIGFGFAILVAGVLKSRRAVDELHAREIRLLGDHQRSFEQSTLARIKVDREFCIKEWNAAAEKLFGYGPNDAGGKKISDLIFLTESRDQAQSDWRDALSNGVAQSSLYTNVTKSGTALQCEWHHDVLIDDTTGDRSLTLIARDVTEHENAAAELRYVAYHDRLTELPNRLHFEEVLEDLSQRSGRDRETGVFFIDINSFKQVNDTYGHRAGDLFLLSVARRLKDVLPVVECLARFEGDEFSAAVVLDKGREQAREYAEAIHRVLDESVSFDGHQHKAMVNIGISFLQPETPWRTTLQEADIALTAAKRRGPQQTEVFHPEMLDQLLERVHRENALQHAIERDELKLVFQPQVDLKICRVTGVEALLRWTHEGEQISPEEFFPIAEQSDLIIEIGDWVLQGAIAQTARWATEGLSNVRMSVNVAPRQLARADFAEKLEGWLKHAGVSPKLIELEITERALLTPQPDTLKTFEALKRLGVSIALDDFGIGYSALAYLIRYPIDKIKIDRLFVREIGKENPQSRLTGAIIGIAHVMQVGIVAEGVETAAQASYLKERGCNEVQGYLISPPLSAEAIRDLLTNRTEQLDWASFADEAIGHS; from the coding sequence ATGGACATGAACCTTTGGAGTTGGATTGCGAGCGCAGTGCCCCACCTGCTCTTTGTAGCGGCACTGCTGGTGCTGTGGTGGAACGACGGCAGGCAGCGCTTCTTTTTATCGTTTGCACTGGCAGAACTGGCATCAACAAGTGCATTATGGTGCGTTGCTCCGTGGCTGTTCAAACAGCAGCTGCCACCCATCGCGGTGCAGCTGATAGCAACAGCGGCCACTGCGCTGGCAAGTTACGGCTTTTTCAGAGCCGCTATGGATTTCGGAGAAGTCCATTCTGAACGCCGCGCGCCATGGTGGCTGTGGCTGATTCCTGCACTGCTTTCCTGCGCTCTGGCAGGAACGGGGCATATTGATTCGAGCATTCGTATCAACGTGGCCTTGGAAGCCTGCGGCTCCGGGGTCCTCGGCTATCAGCTGCTCCGCGGAAGCGGAGTGGATCGGATCGTCTCCATCTTTGTTTGGCTGCGTGCCTCGCTTTGGGTGTTTTATGCGTTGCGTGGGCCGCTTGCCCGCATTCCTGTCATTCCGCTTCCTGTAGCCATTGGGTTCGGGTTTGCCATTCTGGTTGCAGGCGTCTTAAAGAGCCGTCGAGCCGTAGACGAATTGCATGCGCGTGAAATCAGATTACTCGGCGACCATCAGCGTTCGTTTGAACAATCGACACTGGCAAGAATCAAGGTAGATCGCGAGTTTTGCATCAAGGAGTGGAATGCTGCGGCAGAAAAGCTGTTTGGCTACGGCCCAAACGACGCTGGCGGAAAAAAAATCAGCGACCTGATCTTCCTCACGGAAAGCAGAGACCAAGCCCAGTCGGATTGGCGTGACGCGTTATCCAATGGAGTCGCGCAATCGTCGCTGTACACAAACGTAACCAAATCCGGAACAGCGCTGCAGTGCGAGTGGCATCACGATGTCCTGATCGACGATACTACCGGCGATCGAAGTCTGACCTTGATTGCGCGCGATGTAACCGAGCACGAAAACGCAGCCGCCGAGCTGCGTTATGTGGCCTATCACGACAGGCTGACCGAGCTTCCAAACCGTCTGCACTTCGAAGAGGTCCTCGAAGATCTCTCGCAGCGAAGCGGCAGAGATAGAGAGACAGGGGTCTTCTTTATCGACATCAATTCATTCAAGCAGGTGAATGATACATATGGTCATCGTGCCGGCGACCTGTTTCTGCTGAGCGTCGCCCGCAGGCTGAAAGATGTGCTCCCCGTGGTGGAGTGTTTGGCGCGGTTTGAAGGCGATGAGTTTTCGGCAGCGGTTGTATTAGATAAAGGACGAGAACAGGCCCGCGAATATGCCGAAGCGATCCATCGCGTGCTGGATGAATCTGTATCGTTTGACGGGCATCAGCACAAGGCAATGGTGAATATTGGAATCAGCTTCCTCCAGCCCGAGACGCCGTGGAGAACGACCTTGCAGGAAGCAGATATCGCGCTGACGGCAGCCAAGCGGCGTGGGCCGCAGCAGACAGAAGTATTTCACCCGGAGATGCTGGATCAGCTGCTCGAGAGAGTGCATCGAGAAAATGCATTGCAGCATGCCATTGAACGCGACGAGCTGAAACTGGTCTTCCAACCTCAGGTGGATTTGAAGATTTGCCGGGTCACGGGTGTCGAGGCGCTGCTGCGTTGGACGCATGAAGGCGAGCAGATTTCGCCGGAAGAATTTTTCCCGATAGCCGAGCAATCCGACCTCATCATTGAGATCGGCGACTGGGTCCTGCAGGGTGCCATTGCGCAGACGGCTCGCTGGGCGACGGAGGGGCTTTCAAACGTTCGCATGAGCGTAAACGTAGCTCCAAGGCAATTAGCGAGAGCAGACTTCGCCGAGAAGCTTGAAGGCTGGTTGAAGCATGCAGGAGTTTCTCCGAAGCTGATCGAACTCGAGATCACGGAGCGAGCCTTGTTGACTCCGCAGCCTGATACGCTGAAAACATTCGAGGCGCTGAAGCGGCTCGGCGTTTCGATTGCCTTGGACGACTTTGGAATCGGGTATTCGGCACTGGCCTACCTGATTCGCTATCCCATCGACAAGATCAAGATCGACCGGCTCTTTGTGCGCGAGATCGGCAAGGAGAACCCGCAATCAAGGCTAACCGGGGCCATCATTGGGATCGCTCATGTCATGCAGGTCGGCATCGTGGCAGAAGGCGTTGAGACCGCCGCACAGGCCTCCTACCTGAAGGAGCGCGGGTGCAATGAGGTGCAGGGCTATCTCATATCGCCTCCACTCTCTGCCGAGGCGATTCGAGACCTGCTCACAAACAGAACCGAACAACTTGACTGGGCAAGCTTTGCGGACGAGGCAATCGGGCATTCGTAA
- a CDS encoding IclR family transcriptional regulator domain-containing protein — protein MSLATRPTAAATPPPAAPPAATKPTPASSLDVFTGDPNFMTSLARGLIVIQAFTQQNPQMTISQLSVRTGLSRAAVRRCLYTLTKLGFAGAEDGSRYSLRPRMLTLSHTYTASNTLSSAAQPILERMSAQLRESFSLATLDGDDIVYVARSTVNRVMAVDLHIGSRLPAYCTSMGRILLAYLPADQLEAYLARVALTPFTTRTVTSVEKLRLLLRNTRRNGYALCDQEYEVGLRSLAVPVFAPNGRAVATINLSGNAPRISTLEMQTRFLPHLRAAANELAVFLR, from the coding sequence ATGAGCCTAGCCACTCGTCCTACGGCCGCTGCAACTCCTCCTCCCGCTGCGCCGCCTGCTGCAACCAAGCCAACACCTGCGTCCTCCCTCGACGTCTTCACCGGCGACCCCAACTTCATGACCTCGCTTGCGCGCGGCCTCATTGTCATTCAGGCCTTTACGCAACAGAACCCGCAGATGACCATCTCGCAGCTCAGCGTGCGCACCGGACTCTCCCGCGCCGCCGTTCGCCGCTGTCTCTACACCCTCACCAAGCTTGGCTTCGCCGGAGCCGAGGACGGCTCGCGCTACTCCCTGCGCCCGCGTATGCTCACCCTCTCGCATACCTACACCGCCTCCAACACGCTCTCCTCGGCCGCACAGCCCATCCTGGAGCGCATGTCCGCGCAGCTCCGCGAGTCCTTCTCTCTGGCCACTCTCGACGGCGACGACATCGTCTACGTCGCCCGCTCCACCGTCAACCGCGTCATGGCCGTCGACCTCCATATCGGCAGCCGCCTGCCTGCCTATTGCACCAGCATGGGACGCATCCTGCTCGCCTACCTGCCCGCCGACCAGCTCGAGGCGTACCTCGCTCGCGTCGCCCTTACCCCCTTCACCACGCGCACCGTAACCTCGGTTGAAAAGCTGCGTCTCCTTCTTCGCAATACCCGTCGCAACGGCTACGCGCTCTGCGATCAGGAGTACGAGGTCGGCCTCCGCTCACTCGCCGTCCCTGTCTTCGCTCCCAACGGACGCGCCGTCGCCACCATCAACCTGAGCGGGAACGCCCCCCGCATCTCTACCCTCGAGATGCAGACACGCTTCCTCCCGCATCTACGAGCAGCAGCAAACGAGCTGGCCGTCTTTCTCCGCTAG
- a CDS encoding bifunctional YncE family protein/alkaline phosphatase family protein translates to MAIRKVSPLVWVAAALVVAGGAARGWAQEGQKAIDLPTSKQLLPPAPGDPQRLNSLPLSIAVSPDKRYVVTVNAGYGTYESRYMQSLAVLDTQTGKVEDFPDDWTVVGAKQTLYSGLAFSGDGRHIYASLGSETDPEGGSEKKIGSGIIVYGFHDGKIAREKFLKIPMQQLAAGRKTSLIDGKEGDKGIPFPAAIAVIGKPGAEQLLVAGNLTDDVWLMDASTGVIEKRFDLAETNAVPSVYPVGLAVTADQTRAFVALWNASEVVELNLQKGTVGRKLALLKPKSAIAAGTHPYALEIAPNGRVLYVALANRDAVAAVGIDKGQFAVKGYFDTRLPGQSYFGAEPDALAVSADGKRLYVGNQATDAVAVMDTTKLTAKTATKGMVEPVGFLPTEWMPTAMTMVDGKLYVATAKGKGTGPNNFPQRVTEETKAKYGKSKSTYIGTLIYGSVATLDVAAMEKELPKWTAEVLESNRMKAAEEKIRFHDGSDSRIKHVIYIIKENRTYDQVFGDLEQDGKRVGNGDASLTMYGKDITPNQHALALRFGVMDNFYDSGEVSGDGHVWSTAAIGTDYLERSWEQDYRGSQRTYDFEGVVADGYPLLQNIPDVNEPWSGYLWGNLSRHGKTYYHFGEYISSTFCDVKKSGSSQEGPLLEGLKCARPAIKPGEAIPAQWGGGVNKWPWAIPMIAKNIATKPELVGHFAEEAPDFNLRIPEQIRAEIFMRHLNTWAADRKAGKDTMPNFILLRMGNDHTAGTTPGGPTPKSSVADNDLAIGRIVDAVSHSAYWDDTALFILEDDAQNGADHVDAHRSLALVVSKYAPKQADGGAFVDSRFYSTVSMIRTMETLLGLPPMNNNDAFSSMMSPLFTGAGDQAPFVADYTNRDNGLIYTANEKTAAGARESEKMDFTHADRANAQKLNVILWKDAMGGAKPVPQMLLEKRKKAKKDDDDD, encoded by the coding sequence ATGGCAATTAGGAAGGTAAGTCCGCTGGTATGGGTGGCAGCGGCTCTGGTGGTTGCGGGTGGTGCGGCACGTGGATGGGCACAAGAGGGGCAGAAGGCGATCGATCTGCCGACAAGCAAGCAGCTTCTGCCTCCGGCTCCAGGTGATCCTCAGAGATTGAACAGCCTTCCACTATCGATAGCTGTCTCTCCAGACAAGCGCTATGTGGTGACGGTGAATGCCGGGTACGGCACGTATGAATCCAGATACATGCAGTCGCTGGCGGTGCTGGATACACAGACGGGGAAGGTGGAGGACTTTCCTGATGACTGGACGGTGGTGGGAGCGAAGCAGACGCTTTACTCAGGGTTAGCGTTCAGCGGAGATGGCAGGCACATCTATGCGAGCCTTGGTTCGGAGACGGACCCTGAGGGCGGCAGCGAAAAGAAGATTGGCAGCGGCATCATCGTATATGGATTTCATGATGGGAAGATTGCCCGTGAGAAGTTTCTGAAGATTCCGATGCAGCAGCTTGCTGCGGGGCGGAAGACTTCGCTGATCGATGGCAAGGAAGGGGACAAGGGGATTCCGTTTCCGGCAGCCATTGCGGTGATCGGTAAGCCGGGAGCGGAGCAGTTGCTGGTGGCCGGCAATCTGACCGACGATGTGTGGCTGATGGACGCGTCGACGGGCGTGATCGAGAAGCGGTTCGATCTGGCGGAGACGAACGCGGTGCCGAGCGTGTATCCGGTGGGGCTGGCTGTGACTGCAGACCAGACGAGGGCATTTGTAGCGTTGTGGAATGCGTCGGAGGTGGTGGAGCTGAATCTGCAGAAGGGAACGGTGGGGCGCAAACTGGCTCTGCTGAAGCCGAAGAGCGCGATTGCTGCGGGTACGCATCCGTATGCGCTGGAGATCGCTCCCAATGGCAGGGTGCTGTATGTTGCGCTGGCGAACCGTGATGCGGTGGCTGCGGTGGGGATCGACAAGGGGCAGTTTGCGGTAAAGGGATACTTCGATACACGGTTGCCGGGGCAGAGCTACTTTGGTGCAGAGCCGGATGCGCTTGCGGTTTCGGCCGACGGCAAGAGGTTGTATGTGGGCAATCAGGCGACGGACGCCGTGGCAGTAATGGACACGACGAAGCTGACGGCCAAGACGGCGACGAAGGGCATGGTGGAGCCGGTGGGTTTTCTGCCCACGGAGTGGATGCCGACGGCGATGACGATGGTGGACGGCAAGCTGTATGTTGCGACGGCGAAGGGGAAGGGCACGGGGCCGAATAATTTTCCGCAGCGTGTGACGGAGGAGACGAAGGCGAAGTACGGGAAGTCGAAGTCGACTTACATTGGCACGCTGATCTATGGTTCGGTGGCGACGCTGGATGTGGCGGCGATGGAGAAGGAGCTTCCGAAGTGGACGGCGGAGGTGCTGGAGTCGAATCGGATGAAGGCGGCGGAGGAGAAGATCCGATTTCATGATGGCTCGGATAGCCGCATCAAGCATGTGATTTACATCATCAAGGAGAACCGCACGTACGACCAGGTTTTTGGCGATCTGGAGCAGGATGGCAAGCGGGTGGGGAACGGCGATGCGAGCCTGACGATGTACGGCAAGGACATTACTCCGAACCAGCATGCGCTGGCGCTGCGGTTTGGTGTGATGGACAACTTTTATGACTCGGGTGAGGTGTCGGGCGACGGGCATGTGTGGTCGACGGCGGCGATTGGTACGGATTATCTGGAGCGCTCGTGGGAGCAGGATTATCGCGGCTCGCAGAGGACGTATGACTTTGAGGGTGTGGTTGCGGATGGGTATCCATTGCTGCAGAACATTCCGGATGTGAATGAACCATGGAGCGGCTATCTGTGGGGCAATCTGTCGCGGCATGGAAAGACGTATTACCACTTTGGCGAGTACATCTCGTCGACGTTCTGCGACGTGAAGAAGAGCGGCAGCTCGCAGGAGGGCCCGCTGCTGGAAGGGCTGAAGTGCGCGCGGCCTGCGATCAAGCCGGGTGAGGCGATTCCTGCCCAATGGGGCGGCGGCGTGAACAAGTGGCCGTGGGCGATTCCGATGATCGCAAAGAATATTGCGACGAAGCCGGAACTGGTGGGGCATTTCGCGGAGGAGGCCCCGGACTTCAATCTGCGGATTCCGGAGCAGATTCGCGCGGAGATCTTTATGCGCCATCTGAATACGTGGGCTGCGGATCGCAAGGCTGGCAAAGATACGATGCCGAACTTCATTCTGCTGAGGATGGGCAACGATCATACGGCGGGGACGACTCCGGGAGGGCCGACGCCAAAGTCGTCGGTTGCGGATAACGATCTGGCGATTGGACGTATCGTCGATGCGGTTTCGCATTCGGCGTACTGGGATGACACGGCGTTATTCATTCTGGAGGACGATGCACAGAATGGCGCAGACCACGTGGATGCGCATCGGAGCCTGGCGCTGGTGGTAAGCAAGTATGCTCCGAAGCAGGCGGATGGCGGGGCGTTTGTGGACAGCCGGTTCTATTCGACGGTGAGCATGATTCGGACGATGGAGACGCTGCTGGGCTTGCCGCCGATGAACAATAACGACGCGTTCAGCTCGATGATGAGCCCGCTGTTTACGGGTGCGGGCGATCAGGCCCCGTTTGTGGCGGACTATACGAATCGCGATAACGGGTTGATCTATACGGCGAACGAGAAGACGGCGGCGGGGGCGCGGGAGTCGGAGAAGATGGACTTCACGCATGCGGACCGGGCGAATGCACAGAAGCTAAACGTTATCCTATGGAAGGATGCGATGGGTGGTGCGAAGCCCGTGCCGCAGATGCTTCTGGAGAAGAGGAAGAAGGCAAAGAAGGATGACGATGACGACTAG
- a CDS encoding dienelactone hydrolase family protein: protein MRRQTFLAAALVLLASVACSAQQWAKSRLDASPRHREYVTLKHGDRSLQAFVVYPEVSKKVPVVILIHEIFGLSDWAKEMADELAVAGYIVVAPDLLSGAGPNGGNSDSFTSMDATTKAVSGLNADQVNADLDAAADYAKKIPSANGTFVTAGFCWGGGKSFAFATHRKDLAAAFVFYGPPPSEFASITAPVYGFYGGNDARIDATIPATTESMKAAGKKYDPVTYDGAGHGFMRAGEDPANTNPANKTARDQAFERLTTLLKSLPATHSSIAAPNASRQAAKHVKASIPAASCHSGAAVTSSM, encoded by the coding sequence ATGCGCCGCCAAACGTTCCTTGCAGCTGCTCTCGTTCTGCTCGCCTCCGTCGCCTGCTCTGCTCAGCAGTGGGCCAAGTCCAGGCTCGACGCCTCACCTCGTCATCGCGAATACGTCACCCTCAAACACGGCGACCGTTCCCTGCAGGCTTTTGTCGTCTATCCCGAGGTCAGTAAAAAAGTCCCCGTCGTCATCCTCATCCACGAGATCTTCGGCCTCTCCGACTGGGCCAAGGAGATGGCCGACGAACTAGCTGTCGCAGGCTACATTGTCGTCGCGCCCGATCTGCTCTCCGGAGCCGGGCCCAACGGCGGCAACTCCGACTCCTTCACCAGCATGGACGCCACCACCAAAGCCGTCTCCGGCCTCAACGCCGATCAGGTCAATGCCGACCTCGACGCTGCCGCCGACTACGCCAAAAAGATTCCCTCGGCCAACGGCACCTTTGTGACCGCAGGCTTCTGCTGGGGAGGAGGCAAGTCCTTCGCCTTCGCCACGCACCGCAAAGACCTCGCCGCAGCCTTCGTTTTCTACGGTCCGCCACCCTCTGAATTCGCCTCTATCACTGCGCCCGTCTACGGCTTCTACGGGGGCAACGATGCCCGCATCGACGCCACCATCCCCGCAACCACCGAGTCCATGAAAGCCGCGGGCAAGAAGTACGACCCCGTCACCTACGACGGCGCGGGCCACGGCTTCATGCGCGCAGGCGAAGACCCCGCCAACACCAACCCCGCCAACAAGACCGCGCGCGATCAGGCATTCGAACGCCTTACCACCCTGCTCAAATCTCTCCCTGCAACTCACAGCTCCATCGCTGCTCCCAACGCATCCCGGCAAGCTGCAAAACATGTAAAAGCTTCGATTCCTGCAGCATCCTGTCACTCTGGAGCTGCCGTTACTTCAAGCATGTAA
- the pgi gene encoding glucose-6-phosphate isomerase — protein sequence MTAIKTVPLMERAAWKALKSHADQIRGRHLRELFAEDSGRGERLTLEAAGLFVDYSKNRITDETLRLLVALAEESGLKARTEAMFTGEKINITENRAVLHVALRAPKTEKIFVDGEDVVPGVHEVLDKMAGFANRIRSGEWKGHTGKRIKNVVNIGIGGSDLGPVMAYEALKYYSDRNLTFRFVSNVDGTDFAEAVVDLDPEETLFLVASKTFTTLETMTNAHTARDWALLKLKDEKAVAKHFVAISTNAKEVEKFGIDTANMFGFWDWVGGRYSMDSAIGLSTMIAIGPENFSELLAGFHAMDVHFRTTPIEKNIPALLGLLTVWYTEFFDAQTQAVLPYEQYLKRFPAYLQQLTMESNGKHVTLDGTTVDYQTGPIYWGEPGTNGQHSFYQLIHQGTRLIPCDFIGFSKTLNPLGRHHDMLMANVFAQAEALAYGKTAEQVKAEGTPDWLVPHRVFEGNRPSNTILAEKLTPRVLGSLVALYEHAVFTQGVVWNIDSFDQWGVELGKVLATKILGELEAKDEPKLAHDSSTTNLIQRYRKTK from the coding sequence ATGACGGCAATAAAGACAGTACCCCTGATGGAGCGCGCGGCCTGGAAGGCTTTGAAGAGCCATGCTGATCAGATTCGTGGCAGGCATCTGCGTGAGTTGTTTGCAGAGGATTCGGGGCGCGGCGAGCGGCTGACTCTTGAGGCCGCGGGGCTGTTCGTCGACTACTCGAAGAACCGGATTACGGACGAGACGCTTCGGCTGCTGGTGGCTCTGGCCGAGGAGTCGGGACTGAAGGCTCGTACGGAGGCGATGTTTACCGGAGAGAAGATCAACATCACGGAAAACCGCGCTGTGCTGCACGTTGCATTGCGTGCGCCGAAAACGGAGAAGATCTTCGTTGATGGCGAGGATGTTGTTCCGGGTGTTCATGAGGTGCTGGACAAGATGGCGGGGTTCGCCAATCGCATTCGCAGTGGCGAATGGAAGGGTCATACGGGCAAGCGGATCAAGAATGTCGTGAACATCGGCATTGGTGGTTCGGACCTGGGGCCGGTGATGGCATATGAGGCGCTGAAGTATTATTCGGACCGCAACCTGACGTTCCGCTTTGTATCGAATGTGGATGGCACGGACTTTGCCGAGGCGGTGGTCGATCTCGATCCTGAAGAGACGCTGTTCCTTGTGGCTTCGAAGACGTTCACGACGCTGGAGACGATGACGAATGCGCATACGGCGCGTGACTGGGCATTGCTGAAGCTGAAGGACGAGAAGGCGGTGGCGAAGCACTTCGTCGCTATCTCGACGAATGCGAAGGAAGTCGAGAAGTTCGGCATCGATACGGCGAACATGTTCGGTTTCTGGGACTGGGTCGGCGGACGCTACTCGATGGATTCGGCGATTGGGTTGTCGACGATGATTGCGATCGGGCCGGAGAACTTCAGCGAGCTGTTGGCGGGCTTTCATGCGATGGATGTGCACTTCAGAACGACGCCGATCGAGAAGAACATACCGGCGTTACTGGGGCTGCTGACAGTCTGGTATACGGAGTTCTTCGATGCGCAGACGCAGGCGGTGCTGCCGTATGAGCAGTATCTGAAGCGCTTTCCGGCGTATTTACAGCAGCTGACAATGGAGTCGAACGGCAAGCATGTGACGCTGGACGGGACGACCGTGGATTATCAGACAGGGCCGATTTACTGGGGTGAGCCGGGAACGAATGGGCAGCACTCGTTCTATCAGCTGATCCACCAGGGAACACGCCTGATTCCCTGTGATTTTATTGGGTTTTCGAAGACGCTGAATCCACTGGGCCGGCACCACGACATGTTGATGGCCAATGTATTTGCTCAGGCTGAAGCCCTGGCTTATGGCAAGACGGCGGAGCAGGTGAAGGCTGAAGGGACGCCGGATTGGCTGGTTCCGCATCGCGTGTTTGAAGGGAATCGTCCTTCGAATACGATCCTTGCGGAGAAGTTGACGCCGAGGGTGCTTGGCTCACTGGTGGCGTTGTATGAGCATGCAGTGTTCACGCAGGGCGTGGTGTGGAACATCGATTCGTTCGACCAGTGGGGCGTGGAACTGGGCAAGGTGCTGGCGACGAAGATCCTGGGCGAGCTTGAGGCCAAGGACGAGCCGAAGCTGGCGCATGACAGCTCGACGACGAACCTGATTCAACGGTATCGGAAGACGAAGTAG